One window of Oreochromis niloticus isolate F11D_XX linkage group LG23, O_niloticus_UMD_NMBU, whole genome shotgun sequence genomic DNA carries:
- the LOC100701007 gene encoding TSC22 domain family protein 1 isoform X1, with amino-acid sequence MHHQDFPGDQSGTGSRKTAYHYRRGSSGAPPASSAAGVSAVDDSPTQLGSSSPGLHHQPQSQVAGAQVKKKSGFQITSVTSAQINVSGNNSLADDTESYDDMDESHTEDLSSSDILDVSVSKATDTGVPERSSSDETLNSLHGVDTPGLVSPNEPLQPHSIPQGSQHHPSMVNGTVHNQYYPQQHSQAHHHHSDSLGGGEASLPTLPIAPLASSSPSIASKVGLNQPQRPPAVFNNTKTAGGASQPAASVVGGAATDPLVQGSVNISTVSAVAAAPGFDNTNIGGQVAPVGGGTGPSAAAAPPPPSTQAHHTQTQTATGSRFRVVKLDTNSEPFRKGRWTCTEYYEKEVPHPSTAEAAKGAEVVADPEAGNAGISPGVATIQPPHTVQPYQPPSQDFTSPQAMQSPLQGLAQTTPVTYVSPQEVVVGKPAVPVSIPPASPQVTPQVGVSQPPLVKPQQVPYSVDPHQPQPQGGYPAPQLQTGVRQPDFIQPTAPFQTQVQPPLPHATTIVSVTPLPGVTVQQPVSITQQLPHHGQVAPSATATIAAGQPQTLSAPPQPQPHPQPQIQPPSAGTIPIAPTHGTSYMPLTALQADLQPILTPGTTFTHVPAGGSAITASQLEDAQKLLLQHQGLLGLPRLGAAAGGDGVAEAGGAAGTLAHMGMSAEASAFMVAAGLRTHHGEGEEDSSSGASVVAIDNKIEQAMDLVKSHLMYAVREEVEVLKEQIKELIERNTQLEQENNLLKTLASPEQMAQFQAQVQTGGSPTGTAQPPVPAGPSTQSSGPSA; translated from the exons ATGCACCACCAAGACTTCCCCGGAGACCAGTCCGGGACCGGGAGCCGGAAAACGGCTTACCACTACAGGAGAGGTAGCAGCGGGGCGCCCCCAGCCTCCTCCGCAGCCGGTGTCAGCGCAGTGGACGACAGTCCAACCCAGCTTGGATCCTCCTCTCCTGGACTCCACCATCAGCCTCAGTCCCAAGTGGCTGGAGCTCAGGTGAAGAAGAAAAGCGGCTTCCAGATCACAAGTGTCACTTCCGCTCAGATAAACGTGAGCGGCAACAACAGCTTGGCAGACGATACTGAGAGCTACGACGACATGGATGAGTCCCACACTGAGGACCTGTCCTCCTCTGACATACTGGATGTGTCCGTGTCAAAGGCCACTGATACGGGTGTGCCGGAGAGGAGCTCCTCTGACGAGACTTTGAACAGCCTACATGGAGTCGACACGCCTGGACTGGTGTCACCCAATGAGCCTCTCCAGCCTCATTCTATCCCACAGGGGTCTCAGCATCACCCCTCTATGGTAAATGGGACTGTGCATAATCAGTACTACCCTCAGCAGCACAGCCAGGCCCACCATCATCACTCTGACAGCTTAGGAGGAGGTGAAGCATCACTGCCAACACTTCCCATTGCTCCTTTGGCAAGCTCCAGCCCATCTATAGCTTCCAAAGTTGGTCTTAACCAGCCTCAGAGGCCACCAGCAGTGTTTAATAACACTAAAACTGCAGGGGGGGCAAGCCAGCCTGCAGCCTCTGTTGTTGGTGGGGCAGCCACTGATCCACTTGTACAAGGCAGTGTGAACATTTCTACTGtgtctgctgttgctgctgctccagGTTTTGATAACACTAACATCGGTGGGCAGGTGGCTCCTGTTGGTGGAGGAACTGGtccatctgctgctgctgctcctcctcctcccagcactcaggctcaccacACCCAAACTCAGACAGCCACCGGCTCTCGCTTCAGGGTGGTCAAATTAGACACGAACTCGGAGCCGTTCCGCAAAGGGAGATGGACTTGCACAGAGTATTACGAAAAGGAAGTTCCTCATCCTTCTACGGCGGAGGCAGCAAAAGGTGCAGAGGTGGTTGCAGACCCTGAAGCAGGTAATGCTGGCATCAGTCCAGGTGTAGCTACCATACAGCCGCCTCACACCGTGCAGCCCTATCAGCCACCAAGCCAGGACTTCACTAGTCCACAAGCCATGCAGAGTCCACTGCAGGGACTGGCACAAACCACACCTGTAACCTATGTTTCACCTCAGGAGGTTGTTGTAGGGAAGCCAGCAGTTCCTGTCAGTATCCCTCCAGCATCACCACAGGTGACACCACAGGTTGGTGTAAGCCAGCCTCCACTAGTAAAACCCCAGCAGGTGCCCTATTCTGTGGATCCTCACCAGCCTCAGCCACAGGGAGGGTATCCTGCACCTCAGCTCCAAACGGGGGTCAGACAGCCAGACTTTATTCAGCCCACCGCACCTTTCCAGACACAAGTCCAACCTCCATTGCCGCATGCCACGACTATAGTCTCTGTGACGCCACTGCCAGGGGTCACGGTGCAGCAGCCTGTAAGCATTACCCAGCAGCTGCCCCATCATGGTCAGGTTGCCCCATCTGCTACAGCAACCATTGCCGCAGGACAGCCCCAGACCCTCTCAGCTCCACCTCAACCCCAGCCTCATCCACAGCCACAAATCCAACCCCCTTCTGCTGGCACCATCCCCATAGCACCCACCCATGGGACCTCCTACATGCCTCTGACTGCGCTGCAAGCTGATCTTCAGCCCATCCTCACGCCAGGCACGACCTTCACCCACGTTCCTGCTGGGGGGAGTGCCATAACAGCGTCCCAGCTGGAGGATGCCCAGAAGCTTCTGCTCCAGCACCAAGGTCTGCTCGGGCTGCCCAGGCTGGGggctgcagcaggtggagatggcGTCGCAGAAGCTGGCGGCGCTGCTGGAACTCTGGCCCACATGGGGATGTCAGCTGAGGCCAGTGCCTTCATGGTGGCTGCAGGCCTGAGAACTCATCATGGTGAAGGAGAGGAGGACAG CTCCTCGGGTGCAAGTGTGGTGGCCATCGACAACAAGATCGAGCAAGCAATG GATCTGGTGAAGAGCCACCTGATGTACGCCGTGCgcgaggaggtggaggtgttgAAGGAGCAGATCAAAGAGCTGATCGAGCGCAACACTCAGCTGGAGCAGGAGAACAATCTGCTCAAGACCCTGGCCAGCCCCGAGCAGATGGCTCAGTTCCAGGCTCAAGTCCAGACTGGCGGCTCCCCGACCGGCACCGCCCAACCTCCGGTCCCGGCTGGCCCCTCCACGCAAAGCTCCGGCCCATCTGCATAA
- the LOC100701007 gene encoding TSC22 domain family protein 1 isoform X2 yields MSSQCYTVAMDLGVCQLRNFSISFLSSALGKESASVRVDNSSSGASVVAIDNKIEQAMDLVKSHLMYAVREEVEVLKEQIKELIERNTQLEQENNLLKTLASPEQMAQFQAQVQTGGSPTGTAQPPVPAGPSTQSSGPSA; encoded by the exons ATGAGCTCCCAGTGCTACACGGTGGCGATGGACCTTGGCGTTTGTCAACTGAGGAATTTCTCGATTTCGTTTCTGTCCTCTGCGCTTGGGAAGGAGAGTGCATCAGTCAGGGTTGATAATAG CTCCTCGGGTGCAAGTGTGGTGGCCATCGACAACAAGATCGAGCAAGCAATG GATCTGGTGAAGAGCCACCTGATGTACGCCGTGCgcgaggaggtggaggtgttgAAGGAGCAGATCAAAGAGCTGATCGAGCGCAACACTCAGCTGGAGCAGGAGAACAATCTGCTCAAGACCCTGGCCAGCCCCGAGCAGATGGCTCAGTTCCAGGCTCAAGTCCAGACTGGCGGCTCCCCGACCGGCACCGCCCAACCTCCGGTCCCGGCTGGCCCCTCCACGCAAAGCTCCGGCCCATCTGCATAA